In Rhodoferax sediminis, the sequence ACTGGAGATTTCAAGCCTTTGCGCAATGGCATTTCCGAGTTGCGCATTGACTTTGGCCCCGGCTACCGGGTGTATTTCATGCGCAGTGGCCCGCTGGTGATCGTGCTCCTGGCGGGCGGTGACAAGCGCACACAGGATGCTGACATCGAGCGCGCGATTGCAATGGCGAAAGACTGGAAGGCGTAAATCATGACTGAGAAATTCTCCCGCTGGGATAGCGCGGACTACCTCAAAACCGAAGAAGACATTGATTTGTATTTTGAAGCCTGTCTTGAGGAAGATCCCGGCGACGGTAGCCTGATCCGCAGCGCGCTGGGCGCCATTGCCCGCGCGCGCGGAATGAGCCAGCTGGCGCGGGACACGGGCCTTGCGCGCGAGGGCCTGTACAAGGCGTTGTCCCCCGAAGGCAACCCCGAGT encodes:
- a CDS encoding type II toxin-antitoxin system RelE/ParE family toxin, which codes for MFEIIKTETFEHWLLDLKDRMARFRIQARVDRLASGNTGDFKPLRNGISELRIDFGPGYRVYFMRSGPLVIVLLAGGDKRTQDADIERAIAMAKDWKA
- a CDS encoding addiction module antidote protein, with translation MTEKFSRWDSADYLKTEEDIDLYFEACLEEDPGDGSLIRSALGAIARARGMSQLARDTGLAREGLYKALSPEGNPEFSTVMRVIKALGLKLSVQAEHA